One Globicephala melas chromosome 6, mGloMel1.2, whole genome shotgun sequence genomic window carries:
- the PNMA2 gene encoding paraneoplastic antigen Ma2: MALALLEDWCRIMSVDDQKSLMVMGIPVGCNEAEIQEVLQETLKSLGRYRVLGKIFRRQENANAVLVELLEDTDVSVIPSEVQGKGGIWKVIFKTPNQDTEFLERLNLFLEKEGQTVSGMFRALGHEGVSPVAMPCVSPELLAHLLGQAIAHAPQPLLPMRYRKLRVFSGSAVPAPEEEPFEIWLEQATEIVKEWPVAEAEKKRWLVESLRGPALDLMHIIQADNPSISVEECLEAFKQVFGSLESRRTSQVKYLKTYQEEGEKVSAYVLRLETLLRRAVEKRAIPRNSADQVRLEQVMAGASLSEILWCRLRELRDQGPPPSFLDLMKVIREEEEEEAAFENENTEAPEDGDGYSHWDNGAGD, translated from the coding sequence ATGGCGCTGGCCCTGTTGGAGGACTGGTGTAGGATCATGAGTGTGGATGATCAGAAATCACTGATGGTCATGGGGATACCCGTGGGCTGCAATGAAGCCGAGATTCAGGAGGTCCTCCAGGAGACTTTAAAGTCTCTGGGCAGGTATAGAGTGCTTGGCAAAATATTCAGGAGGCAGGAGAATGCCAATGCTGTGTTGGTAGAGCTTCTGGAGGACACCGACGTCTCCGTGATCCCCAGTGAGGTTCAGGGAAAGGGGGGCATCTGGAAAGTGATCTTTAAGACCCCGAACCAGGACACTGAATTTCTTGAAAGATTGAACCTCTTTCTAGAGAAAGAGGGGCAGACGGTCTCGGGAATGTTCCGAGCGCTTGGGCATGAGGGAGTGTCTCCAGTGGCCATGCCCTGTGTCTCACCGGAGTTATTGGCCCATCTGCTGGGACAGGCAATAGCACACGCCCCTCAGCCTTTGCTCCCCATGAGGTACCGGAAACTGAGAGTGTTCTCGGGGAGCGCTGTGCCCGCGCCAGAGGAAGAGCCCTTTGAAATTTGGTTGGAACAGGCCACCGAGATAGTCAAAGAGTGGCCGGTAgcagaggcagaaaagaaaagatggttGGTGGAAAGCCTTCGCGGCCCTGCCCTGGACCTCATGCACATAATCCAGGCAGACAATCCGTCCATAAGTGTGGAAGAATGTTTGGAAGCATTTAAGCAAGTGTTTGGAAGCCTGGAGAGTCGTAGGACCTCCCAGGTGAAATACCTGAAGACCTatcaggaggaaggagagaaagtctCAGCGTACGTGTTACGGTTAGAAACCCTGCTGCGGAGAGCTGTGGAGAAGCGGGCCATCCCAAGGAACAGCGCGGACCAGGTCCGCTTGGAGCAGGTCATGGCCGGGGCGAGCCTCAGTGAGATCCTCTGGTGTAGGCTTAGGGAGCTGAGAGACCAGGGGCCTCCTCCCAGCTTCCTGGACTTAATGAAGGTAATCCgcgaagaagaggaggaagaagccgCTTTTGAAAATGAGAATACTGAAGCACCGGAAGATGGAGATGGCTACAGCCACTGGGATAATGGGGCCGGAGACTAA